One window of Hydractinia symbiolongicarpus strain clone_291-10 chromosome 3, HSymV2.1, whole genome shotgun sequence genomic DNA carries:
- the LOC130636658 gene encoding uncharacterized protein LOC130636658 — protein MNHFRNSPVLKYALGIFIVQIVTVYLFIKATHYFSNLNDILTLNKRGVQGETKYGSQHELKDYNVKWSKVKLLDKVPKELMHDKWIVLTTINPPTEDVKKLAAIPDWKVVVVGDTKSPKYWSYPNCIFLDVKKQLALGYQTTKLLKYKSYARKSIGFLYAIQHGAKVIYETDDDNSPTIGKIGFDPESSLNYLVYHTNTRSVVNPYAHFGQSSIWPRGYPLDKIGDEPIHTFRQCNKQRALVQQGVVNGDPDVDAIYRITRKDANVNLTVSFDSNAKPVLLPKGIMAPYNSQNTLHLYDAFWGLLLPQTVAFRVCDIWRGYWTQRLLWEIDGNLAFFPPNAFTFRNAHNYLEDFIDEKQLYHDSGRFVNYLKAWRSDKKHFFDRVIDLSFSLVSENFWESDDTLLVKYWLMDLVSIGYKPPTIGAKSGPCDSEVSTVLPNEQASSYLRSKNTLKKLE, from the exons ATGAATCATTTTAGAAACTCTCCGGTTTTAAAATACGCGTTGGGTATATTTATCGTACAAATAGTTACtgtgtatttatttataaaagctaCACATTATTTTTCAAACTTAAATGACATTTTGACTTTGAATAAGCGAGGCGTACAAGGAGAAACAAAATATGGCAGTCAACATGAACTGAAAGACTATAACGTGAAGTGGAGTAAAGTAAAACTACTAGACAAAGTTCCAAAAGAACTTATGCACGATAAATGGATTGTTTTAACAACAATTAACCCTCCGACTGAAGATGTAAAGAAATTGGCTGCTATACCAGATTGGAAAGTTGTTGTAGTCGGAGATACAAAATCACCAAAATACTGgag ttaTCCTAACTGTATTTTTTTGGATGTGAAGAAACAACTTGCACTTGGTTATCAAACTACTAAACTgcttaaatataaaagttatgCTCGCAAAAGTATCGGATTTTTGTATGCTATCCAACACGGTGCGAAGGTGATTTACGAAACTGATGACGATAACAGCCCAACAATCGGTAAAATCGGATTCGATCCCGAATCATCACTTAATTATCTTGTTTACCACACAAACACGCGCAGTGTTGTCAACCCTTATGCTCATTTTGGACAAAGTTCGATTTGGCCTCGCGGTTACCCCCTAGATAAAATCGGTGACGAGCCAATACATACATTTCGTCAATGCAATAAGCAAAGAGCACTAGTTCAGCAGGGGGTAGTAAACGGAGATCCAGATGTAGATGCGATTTATAGAATTACGCGAAAAGATGCTAATGTTAACCTGACTGTATCGTTCGATTCAAATGCTAAACCTGTTTTACTACCGAAAGGTATCATGGCGCCATACAATTCCCAGAATACATTGCATTTGTATGATGCATTCTGGGGTCTCCTGTTACCACAGACTGTCGCTTTTCGCGTGTGTGATATCTGGCGAGGTTATTGGACGCAAAGACTTTTGTGGGAAATAGATGGTAATTTAGCTTTCTTTCCGCCCAACGCCTTTACATTTCGAAACGCCCACAACTATTTAGAAGATTTTATCGATGAAAAACAATTATATCATGATTCTGGTCGATTTGTCAACTATCTGAAAGCATGGAGAAGcgataaaaaacatttcttcgaCAGAGTGATAGATCTAAGTTTCAGTTTAGTCTCGGAAAATTTCTGGGAAAGTGACGATACGTTGCTAGTAAAATATTGGCTGATGGACCTTGTCAGCATCGGATATAAGCCACCGACAATTGGAGCTAAAAGTGGTCCGTGCGATAGCGAGGTTAGTACTGTTCTCCCGAACGAACAAGCTTCATCTTATTTACGAAGCAAAAACACACTGAAGAAATTAGAGTAg
- the LOC130635478 gene encoding uncharacterized protein LOC130635478, protein MKRYVLTVIFFYGLVRFAADTYFVFMNSHWITYDISSKKGFNESQSLTYGIFQHCHGQACKWIEKHEGIKQKHTTSLQGLWIVIFVIKSITVFIQAAAIFYLSFFETCLWLSAVSYILDGILSSVTVVLFLNEEWLTRLPFTTSYATYYCIVTTAVTLVIFVTLLAYLLKRWQRHENNDNQNGNGIQLQIVQDR, encoded by the exons ATGAAGCGATACGTCCTTACCGTTATTTTTTTCTATGGATTGGTGCGTTTCGCAGCAGATACGTATTTCGTCTTTATGAACTCACATTGGATAACTTATGATATTAGTAGCAAGAAAGGCTTCAATGAATCTCAATCTTTGACCTATGGCATATTTCAACATTGCCACGGGCAGGCATGCAAGTGGATAGAGAAACATGAAGGAATTAAGCAAA AACATACAACAAGTTTGCAAGGCCTCTGGATTGTCATTTTCGTCATCAAATCCATCACAGTATTCATTCAGGCCGCCGCTATTTTTTACCTTTCATTCTTTGAAACGTGTCTGTGGTTATCAGCTGTCTCTTACATTCTTGACG GCATTTTGTCCAGTGTAACGGTGGTTCTATTTCTAAATGAAGAGTGGTTAACACGTCTACCGTTTACGACGTCGTACGCGACGTACTATTGTATCGTTACGACAGCCGTTACTCTCGTTATCTTTGTTACGTTACTCGCTTATTTGTTGAAACGATGGCAAAGACACGAAAATAATGATAATCAAAATGGGAACGGTATTCAATTGCAGATTGTTCAGGACAGATAA
- the LOC130637013 gene encoding uncharacterized protein LOC130637013: MILVRIRCGLLLEDMAVRFNMSTSHISRILITWTDFLHSQFRMLPIWASKETVQNRMPKCFQKSYPNTRVILDCTEVFVEMPTSYRTQSSTFSNYKHHNTAKGLVGIAPDGSVTFVSDLYGGRFSDKRITKDSGIYDLLEPGDSVMADRGFELEEDLPDGVTLNIPPFLDGKPQLSLLEENKTRRIASVRVHVERAIERIKNYRILQTVFKLSMAAELNKIWVICCYLVNFLPQLVPDVNTND, from the coding sequence aTGATACTGGTTCGAATTCGATGTGGACTTTTGTTAGAAGATATGGCTGTTCGATTTAATATGTCGACAAGTCACATAAgcagaatattgattacatggacagattttttacattcacaatTCCGTATGCTTCCAATATGGGCTTCAAAAGAAACAGTACAAAATAGAATgccgaaatgttttcaaaaaagttacccaaataCCCGTGTCATATTAGATTGTACAGAAGTATTTGTGGAAATGCCTACGTCATATCGCACACAGTCCAGTACCTTTTCAAATTACAAACACCATAATACAGCAAAAGGATTAGTCGGAATAGCTCCTGATGGATCAGTGACATTTGTCTCTGATTTGTATGGTGGACGCTTTTCGGATAAACGAATAACAAAAGATAGTGGTATATACGATTTGCTAGAGCCTGGGGATTCTGTGATGGCTGATAGAGGATTTGAGCTCGAGGAAGATTTACCTGATGGAGTAACATTAAATATTCCACCATTTTTAGATGGAAAACCTCAGCTAAGTTTATTAGAGGAAAACAAAACTAGAAGAATAGCATCTGTACGTGTACATGTCGAACGAGCAATCGAACGTATAAAAAATTACCGAATTTTACAAACAGTTTTCAAACTATCAATGGCTGCTGAACTCAATAAGATATGggttatttgttgttatttagttaattttttaccacagttGGTACCAGATGTAAATACGAAtgactaa
- the LOC130636656 gene encoding uncharacterized protein LOC130636656 — MAKKELFASHFTQHLENETLRHLEEDLPEYILNSRANNTIKTYYYSFNSWNTWCQKYSVSKLPALPLTVALYILNLTQMNNSYPKIEIAFYAIQYFHNLTGYNNPMRPHFTKKYARSR, encoded by the exons ATGGCGAAAAAag aactCTTTGCAAGTCATTTTACGCAACATTTGGAAAACGAAACTTTGAGGCATTTAGAAGAAGATCTACCAGAATATATCTTAAATTCCAGGGCGAATAACACGATAAAAACGTActattattcttttaattcATGGAATACATGGTGTCAAAAATATTCTGTATCAAAATTACCAGCTCTACCGCTAACAGTTGCGTTGTACATACTTAACCTAACCCAAATGAACAATTCTTATCCTAAAATCGAAATCGCATTCTACGCTATCCAGTATTTTCACAATTTGACAGGCTACAATAACCCAATGCGACCACACTTTACCAAAAAATATGCTCGAAGCCGCTAA